Proteins encoded in a region of the Oncorhynchus gorbuscha isolate QuinsamMale2020 ecotype Even-year linkage group LG16, OgorEven_v1.0, whole genome shotgun sequence genome:
- the LOC124000670 gene encoding splicing factor ESS-2 homolog — MEGFGKALMSGTLVPANPVTTVALRQPPEETKKTNRKVLDEENYIESLEKIIQRDFFPDVTKLHAQKDYLEAEENGDLGKMREISIKYGSSLAKSTPRSTAPYVTPASFETPEGRPGSPSSVLGKNKKGTDVVNKEGDEEEKELPCLDRFLAKNTSEDNASFEQIMVLAEDKEKLRHAWLYEAEAEFKQRHEENLALPSSEKQALECVKAGLETWEYKAKNALMYYPEGVQDDDTLFKKPREVIHKNTRFVGDPFSKALNKCQLQQAAALNAQFKQGKVGPDGKELNAQDSPNVNGYGFEGTPCPSPGNPPLMTWGEIESTPFRLDGSDSPFQERNIGPSFKIPEPGRRERLGLKMANEAAAKNRAKKQEALRKVTENLASLTPKGLSPALTPALQRLVNRTSSKYTDKALRASYTPSPTHRGAGSKTPLGGPATPSGTPTPSKARTPASQDPASITDDLLQLPKRRKASDFF, encoded by the exons ATGGAAGGTTTTGGAAAGGCGCTGATGTCTGGAACCCTTGTCCCAGCTAATCCTGTCACAACAGTTGCTCTTCGACAGCCACCCGAGGAAACAAAGAAAACAAACCGAAAGGTTCTTGATGAAGAAAACTACATAGAG AGTTTAGAGAAGATCATCCAGAGGGACTTTTTCCCAGATGTGACCAAGTTACATGCACAGAAGGACTACCTCGAAGCTGAGGAAAATGGGGATCTTGGGAAGATGAGGGAAATATCTATTAAGTATGGGTCATCTTTAGCCAAGTCCACACCACGCTCCACTGCCCCAT ATGTTACTCCAGCTTCCTTTGAGACACCAGAGGGTCGTCCTGGGTCTCCCTCTTCTGTACTGGGCAAAAACAAGAAAGGAACAGACGTGG TGAACAAGGAAGGAGACGAGGAAGAGAAAGAGCTGCCCTGTCTTGATCGCTTCTTGGCTAAGAACACAAGCGAGGATAATGCATCCTTTGAGCAGATCATGGTTCTGGCAGAAGACAAGGAAAAGTTGAGGCATGCGTGGTTGTATGAGGCAGAGGCTGAATTTAAACAG CGGCATGAAGAAAACCTTGCACTTCCTTCATCTGAGAAGCAGGCCCTTGAGTGTGTAAAGGCAGGACTGGAGACCTGGGAGTACAAAGCAAAGAATGCCCTTATGTACTATCCAGAGG GTGTCCAAGATGATGACACACTCTTCAAGAAACCCAGGGAGGTGATTCACAAGAACACTCGCTTTGTGGGAGACCCCTTCAGCAAAGCCCTTAACAAATGCCAGCTTCAACAGGCTGCAGCCCTCAATGCACAG TTCAAACAGGGTAAAGTAGGCCCAGATGGCAAAGAACTTAATGCCCAGGATTCTCCTAATGTGAATGGATATGGGTTTGAAGGAACTCCATGCCCTTCCCCAGGTAA TCCCCCCCTGATGACCTGGGGTGAGATAGAGAGCACCCCCTTTCGCCTGGATGGGTCTGACTCACCGTTTCAAGAGAGGAACATCGGCCCATCATTTAAG ATTCCAGAaccaggaagaagagagaggttgGGTTTGAAAATGGCCAATGAGGCTGCCGCCAAAAACCGGGCAAAGAAGCAAGAAGCATTGCGAAAGGTCACAGAAAACCTGGCAAG TCTCACCCCAAAAGGCCTGAGCCCAGCATTGACCCCTGCCCTTCAGAGGCTTGTAAACCGCACCTCCAGCAAATACACAGACAAAGCTCTAAGGGCAAGCTACACACCATCACCCACACACAGAGGAGCAGGCTCCAAGACCCCCCTGGGTGGTCCAGCCACTCCCTCAGGCACTCCGACACCAAGCAAAGCTAGAACCCCCGCCTCCCAGGACCCAGCATCCATCACAGACGACTTACTGCAGCTTCCCAAGAGGAGGAAAGCATCTGACTTCTTCTGA